One window of Oncorhynchus masou masou isolate Uvic2021 chromosome 28, UVic_Omas_1.1, whole genome shotgun sequence genomic DNA carries:
- the LOC135517403 gene encoding threonine synthase-like 1, whose product MLPVAYRQRVKMFIAMGVLNNTRQLALKAVRWRTSTSPFPISRSWLSTVPQIEDRNILLMGLPGAGKTSVGRVVAHRLGVPVIDVDDHILEVTWKMPVADKLAEVGGERFLEEEGRALCKLSTSGSVISLTGSNPLHSGAMQHLKRTGLVVYLDVATDDIIQRLSRMKVNRIVGQEAGVPIRQILHYRKQFYEKWLDTRVLCGTGDTVEEIAEKVLQAVERYQNSKSETFVSTRRENGSSSDSKYFSDVILEGLAPDGGLYVPQNSFPKLDVREWLRLAEMSYPERALAMLEKCIHPMDIPGTDLRRMVFRAYGVNFASEAIAPVKHLVHNQFVQELFHGPTASFKDLALQLMPQLFAYCLPQMCNYLILVATSGDTGSAVLSGFGNLHDLDRQRVGVLVFFPEEGVSEIQKRQLTAYKEGNARSVGVLSDFDFCQRAIKTMFGDSGLTGHLAVEYGTVLSTANSINWGRLLPQVVYHASAYLDLFKDGVIKFGEPIDVCIPTGNFGNAMAALYAKQMGVPIRKIICASNQNRIVSDFITTGVCDLRNQPLIASLSPAIDILKSSNLERFLYHTSGGDGCLVRDLFTRLEKDQYFKVSESLLQKIQEEVVAGWCSEEECLAAILNVHTKTGYVMDTHTAVAKAVADRLQDPWCPVVICSTAHHGKFAPTVLKALRCPNTHYNPSDPVDQLRELASVASTPRMHQNMLRCLKENSRGEHTVCQADFSVLVEEVESMIQDSFLKVL is encoded by the exons ATGCTTCCAGTAGCCTACCGTCAAAGGGTGAAAATGTTTATAGCGATGGGAGTGTTGAACAACACACGGCAGCTTGCTCTGAAAGCTGTGAGATGGCGGACAAGCACAAGCCCTTTCCCAATATCCAGATCGTGGCTCTCTACTGTACCCCAGATAGAGGACAGAAACATCCTGCTAATGGGTCTGCCTGGAGCAGGAAAAACCTCTGTGGGGCGTGTTGTTGCTCATAGACTGGGAGTGCCTGTCATTGACGTGGACGACCATATCCTGGAGGTGACATGGAAGATGCCGGTGGCTGACAAGCTGGCCGAGGTCGGAGGGGAACGTTTCCTGGAAGAAGAGGGTCGGGCTCTGTGCAAATTATCCACCTCTGGTAGTGTCATCTCCTTAACAGGATCCAACCCACTCCACTCTGGGGCTATGCAGCACCTCAAACGCACTGGACTGGTAGTGTATCTGGATGTAGCCACCGATGACATCATACAGAGGCTCTCTAGGATGAAAGTGAACAGGATTGTGGGCCAGGAGGCTGGGGTACCCATCAGGCAGATTCTACACTATAGGAAGCAGTTTTATGAGAAATGGCTTGACACTAGAGTGCTCTGTGGGACTGGAGATACTGTTGAGGAGATTGCAGAGAAGGTGCTACAGGCTGTGGAGAGATACCAGAACTCGAAATCGGAGACCTTTGTGTCAACCAGGAGGGAGAACGGATCATCTAGTGATTCAAAATACTTCAGTGACGTTATTTTAGAGGGGTTAGCTCCCGACGGTGGACTGTACGTGCCCCAAAACAGCTTTCCGAAGCTCGACGTACGAGAATGGCTAAGATTAGCAGAAATGTCCTATCCTGAACGAGCCTTAGCCATGCTTGAAAAGTGCATACACCCCATGGACATCCCTGGTACCGATCTCAGAAGAATGGTGTTCAGAGCTTACGGGGTTAACTTTGCCAGCGAGGCCATTGCACCGGTGAAACACCTAGTTCATAACCAGTTTGTGCAGGAGCTCTTCCACGGCCCCACTGCTTCGTTTAAAGACCTGGCCTTGCAGTTGATGCCTCAGCTCTTCGCCTATTGTCTCCCACAAATGTGCAACTACCTCATCCTTGTGGCAACATCCGGTGACACCGGCAGTGCAGTGCTGAGTGGGTTCGGCAACCTTCATGACCTGGACCGGCAGAGGGTCGGCGTGCTGGTGTTCTTCCCAGAGGAAGGAGTGAGTGAGATCCAGAAGCGACAGTTGACAGCCTACAAAGAGGGCAACGCCAGGTCTGTCGGTGTCCTATCCGACTTTGACTTCTGCCAGAGGGCCATTAAGACCATGTTTGGGGATTCAGGTCTGACGGGGCATTTGGCTGTGGAGTATGGCACTGTCCTCAGCACTGCTAACTCCATTAATTGGGGAAGGCTGCTACCACAG GTGGTCTATCACGCCTCAGCATATCTAGATCTTTTCAAAGATGGGGTTATCAAGTTCGGAGAGCCCATCGATGTATGCATCCCTACCGGTAACTTTGGCAATGCCATGGCAGCCCTGTACGCTAAGCAAATGGGAGTCCCGATAAGAAAAATCATCTGCGCTTCCAACCAAAACCGAATCGTTTCTGACTTTATTACGACAGGGGTGTGTGATCTCCGAAACCAGCCCCTCATTGCCTCGCTTTCCCCAGCCATAGACATCCTCAAATCCTCCAACCTGGAGCGATTTCTCTACCACACCTCAGGTGGTGATGGCTGTCTTGTTAGAGATCTGTTCACGCGCTTAGAGAAAGACCAGTACTTCAAAGTCTCTGAGTCATTGCTCCAAAAGATCCAAGAGGAGGTGGTGGCTGGCTGGTGCTCTGAAGAGGAATGTCTGGCTGCCATCCTAAATGTTCACACCAAAACTGGTTACgtgatggacacacacaccgCCGTTGCTAAGGCGGTTGCCGACCGGCTACAGGACCCATGGTGTCCAGTGGTGATCTGCTCCACGGCGCACCACGGGAAGTTTGCCCCCACCGTCCTCAAAGCGCTGCGGTGCCCGAACACTCATTACAACCCCTCAGATCCTGTGGACCAGCTGAGGGAGCTGGCCTCTGTAGCGTCCACACCTCGGATGCACCAAAACATGCTTCGGTGCCTGAAGGAAAACAGTAGAGGAGAACATACAGTGTGTCAAGCAGATTTCAGTGTGTTAGTGGAGGAGGTGGAATCCATGATTCAAGACTCTTTCTTGAAAGTTCTTTAG
- the prtfdc1a gene encoding hypoxanthine-guanine phosphoribosyltransferase has product MAECVLSRATGMEGGIVIKDDWPGYSLELFTYPEHYREDIESVYIPHGVIMDRTERLARHIMDDIGDHDMVVLCVLKGGYKFCSDLVEFIKVQCRNSNKHLETRVEFIRLKSYLNDQSTEDLHIVGSQDLSVLRGKNVLIVEAIVDTGKTMKALLKHVEAFEPKMVKVAGLLVKRVSNVVGSLPDYVGFEIPNRFVVGYALDYNEYFRDLNHICVISEIGKVKYKI; this is encoded by the exons ATGGCAGAATGCGTTCTATCCAGAGCCACGGGAATGGAAGGAGGAATTGTG ATTAAAGATGATTGGCCCGGTTACAGTTTAGAGCTCTTCACTTATCCAGAGCATTACCGCGAAGATATAGAGAGTGTCTACATTCCACATGGGGTTATCATGGACAG GACAGAGCGCCTGGCCCGACACATCATGGATGACATTGGGGATCATGACATGGTGGTGCTGTGTGTACTGAAGGGAGGGTACAAGTTCTGTTCCGATCTGGTGGAGTTCATTAAGGTACAATGCCGCAACTCCAACAAGCACCTGGAGACCAGAGTGGAGTTTATTAGGCTTAAGAGCTACCTG aATGACCAATCAACAGAGGACCTGCACATAGTAGGAAGTCAAGATCTATCTGTTCTACGAGGCAAG AATGTCTTGATTGTAGAG GCTATAGTCGACACAGGAAAGACAATGAAGGCGCTTCTGAAGCATGTGGAGGCCTTTGAACCCAAGATGGTAAAGGTCGCCGG tctgctggtGAAAAGGGTCTCTAATGTGGTTGGAAGCCTTCCAGACT ATGTGGGGTTTGAAATTCCCAACCGTTTTGTTGTGGGCTATGCTTTGGACTACAACGAGTATTTCCGTGACCTGAAT cATATCTGTGTCATAAGTGAGATTGGAAAGGTGAAGTACAAGATTTGA